From the Desulfovibrio sp. JY genome, one window contains:
- the asnB gene encoding asparagine synthase (glutamine-hydrolyzing): protein MCGICGFMATRGGRAELSERLDRMCAAIAHRGPDGQGVYADAFADGGGVWLGHRRLAVIDLVTGDQPLFNETRSLAIVFNGEIYNFKELREELTARGHVFTTQSDTETIIHLYEEMGPACAARLRGMFALAIWDAGRRELFLARDPFGKKPLYYMEKDGGIVFGSEIKALLAVPGVSARLDASAVAHYLTLQHVPEPATGFAGVKSLPAGHSLTWRDGRACLTRYFRLDYLPKLTGSEEALAEELRQRVTEAVRLRLVADVPLGAHLSGGVDSGIITAVMAGLTDRPVRTFSIGFAEEAFSETAKARAVAGRFGTEHTEFTLTFDDARAVMEDVAAATDMPFADPSALAAWHLCKLTRQHVTVALNGDGGDEMFAGYQRYWLDPLADVYARLPNVVTRRLVPWLASLVPARGNVPVEADWRAGIARLAQAARIPRTASLVRWGSYFSPWDRHALLRPEFERASRPADTVALYEAFYAAANADAPLDHNLFADVSVYLPGDLLVKADRMAMAHALEGRSPFLDSELASFAARLPVRCKLRGRTGKYLLRKAFAHLLPTGIASQPKRGFGLPLAGWFKGPLREFARDLLTNSHLTRNIARPEAVAALLDAHERGQADHGKRIYALVMLELWLRRYLA from the coding sequence ATGTGCGGTATCTGCGGATTCATGGCCACACGGGGCGGCCGGGCGGAGTTGTCCGAACGCCTGGACCGTATGTGCGCGGCCATCGCCCACCGGGGCCCGGACGGGCAGGGCGTTTACGCCGACGCCTTTGCCGATGGCGGCGGCGTGTGGCTTGGGCATCGCCGGCTGGCGGTCATCGACCTCGTCACCGGGGACCAGCCGCTTTTCAACGAAACGCGTTCCCTGGCCATCGTCTTTAACGGCGAGATCTACAATTTCAAGGAATTGCGGGAAGAGCTGACCGCCAGGGGCCACGTCTTCACCACCCAGAGTGACACCGAAACCATCATCCACCTTTACGAGGAGATGGGGCCGGCCTGCGCCGCGCGGCTTCGCGGCATGTTCGCGTTGGCCATCTGGGACGCCGGCCGCCGCGAGCTGTTCCTGGCCCGCGATCCCTTCGGCAAAAAGCCGCTTTATTACATGGAAAAGGACGGCGGCATCGTTTTCGGCTCCGAGATCAAGGCGCTGCTCGCCGTTCCCGGCGTCTCCGCCCGTCTGGACGCCTCGGCCGTAGCCCATTACCTGACGCTCCAGCACGTACCCGAGCCGGCCACGGGCTTTGCCGGCGTAAAAAGCCTGCCCGCCGGGCACTCGCTCACGTGGCGAGACGGCCGGGCCTGCCTGACGCGCTATTTCCGGCTCGACTACCTGCCGAAACTGACCGGCTCCGAGGAGGCCCTGGCCGAGGAGCTGCGCCAACGCGTCACCGAGGCCGTGCGCCTGCGCCTGGTCGCCGACGTGCCGCTCGGCGCGCACCTTTCCGGCGGCGTGGATTCCGGCATCATCACCGCCGTCATGGCCGGGCTCACCGACCGGCCCGTGCGCACCTTTTCCATCGGCTTCGCCGAGGAAGCCTTCAGCGAGACCGCCAAGGCGCGGGCCGTGGCCGGACGTTTCGGCACCGAACACACCGAATTCACGCTGACCTTCGACGACGCCCGGGCGGTCATGGAAGATGTCGCGGCCGCCACGGACATGCCCTTTGCCGATCCGTCCGCCCTGGCCGCCTGGCACCTGTGCAAGCTGACGCGACAGCACGTCACCGTGGCCTTAAACGGCGACGGCGGCGACGAAATGTTCGCCGGCTACCAGCGCTACTGGCTCGATCCCCTGGCCGACGTGTACGCGCGCCTGCCCAACGTCGTGACGCGTCGGCTCGTGCCCTGGCTGGCCTCGCTTGTTCCGGCCCGGGGCAACGTACCCGTGGAAGCGGACTGGCGCGCCGGCATCGCCCGCTTGGCCCAGGCCGCGCGCATCCCCCGCACGGCCAGCCTCGTGCGCTGGGGTTCCTACTTCTCCCCCTGGGACCGCCACGCCCTGCTGCGCCCGGAATTCGAACGCGCCTCGCGCCCGGCCGATACCGTCGCCCTGTACGAAGCCTTCTACGCCGCGGCCAACGCCGACGCGCCTCTGGACCACAATCTCTTCGCGGACGTGAGCGTCTACCTGCCCGGCGACCTGCTGGTCAAAGCCGACCGCATGGCCATGGCCCACGCCCTGGAAGGGCGTTCCCCGTTCCTCGACAGCGAGTTGGCCTCCTTCGCCGCACGCCTGCCCGTGCGCTGCAAACTGCGCGGCCGCACCGGCAAGTATCTGCTGCGCAAAGCCTTCGCCCACCTGCTCCCAACCGGCATCGCCAGCCAGCCCAAACGCGGCTTTGGCCTGCCCCTCGCCGGCTGGTTCAAAGGTCCCCTGCGCGAGTTCGCCCGCGATCTCCTCACCAACAGCCACCTGACCCGCAACATCGCCCGCCCCGAAGCCGTGGCCGCGCTGCTCGATGCCCACGAACGCGGCCAGGCCGACCACGGCAAGCGCATCTACGCCCTCGTCATGCTGGAGCTGTGGCTGCGGCGTTACTTGGCGTAG
- a CDS encoding class I SAM-dependent methyltransferase — protein sequence MERDKIEYFTLRVIRRFFFRESSLHLLGRYLPHYRVNVGLTDPWAIAESYAADLAKIGVSVAGKRVLEIGSGASNGPGYALVAMGAARVVCHEPYVRFDVGLDAQNLAAMTTRFPKVKFNVVHRLKTLETVPDHCVDVVVSNSVLEHVADPAALFADLGRVLAPGGVMLHRVDYRDHFFKYPFHFLMFSKFAWKRFLNPGDLPRWRLDDHLSALAVAGFDTQLLACESDPEAFAQVAGRLHPDFQHRDPDMLAVTKAVMVSRVASGGQGETF from the coding sequence TTGGAACGCGATAAGATCGAATACTTCACCCTGCGGGTTATCCGTCGCTTCTTTTTCCGCGAATCGAGCCTGCATCTGCTCGGTCGCTATCTGCCGCATTACCGCGTCAACGTGGGCCTGACCGACCCCTGGGCCATCGCTGAATCCTATGCCGCTGACCTGGCCAAAATCGGCGTTTCCGTGGCCGGAAAAAGAGTGCTCGAGATCGGCAGCGGCGCGTCCAACGGCCCCGGCTATGCCCTGGTGGCCATGGGCGCGGCCCGGGTGGTGTGCCACGAGCCCTACGTCCGCTTCGACGTGGGCCTGGACGCCCAGAATCTGGCCGCCATGACCACCCGCTTCCCCAAGGTCAAATTCAACGTCGTGCACCGCCTCAAAACCTTGGAGACCGTGCCCGACCACTGCGTGGATGTCGTGGTGTCCAATTCCGTGCTCGAACACGTGGCCGATCCGGCCGCGCTTTTCGCCGACCTCGGCCGCGTGCTGGCCCCCGGCGGCGTCATGCTCCACCGCGTGGACTACCGCGACCATTTTTTCAAATACCCCTTCCATTTCCTCATGTTCTCCAAGTTCGCCTGGAAGCGTTTCCTCAACCCCGGCGACCTGCCCCGCTGGCGGCTCGACGACCACCTGAGCGCCCTGGCCGTGGCCGGCTTCGATACGCAGCTTCTCGCCTGCGAGTCCGACCCCGAAGCCTTCGCCCAAGTCGCCGGCCGCCTGCACCCCGATTTCCAGCACCGCGACCCCGACATGCTCGCCGTGACAAAGGCGGTGATGGTGAGTCGTGTTGCCTCCGGCGGCCAGGGGGAAACTTTTTGA
- the asnB gene encoding asparagine synthase (glutamine-hydrolyzing), with protein sequence MCGICGFVGQGDAAALSRMNATLARRGPDGEGAYADAPAGVHLGHRRLAIIDIAGGAQPMATADGDLVVVYNGEIYNHASLREELVERGHRFVSDHCDTEVLLHGWREWGEDLPKRLNGMWAFALYDKPRGLLFCSRDRFGKKPFFYAARPGFFAFASELTALIAHPALAGASISRTALRKYFAYGFIPAPNALYAGTHKLPGGENLLVDVRDGSVRRKRWWAFCLEPTDVLPADPEREWGERIVSLLDAAVARRLMADVPLGVFLSGGVDSSAVTALAARHAPGIAAFSIGFDDPSFDESDKAVMAASFCNVAHHLTRLTLADALALMPEIVGRLDEPMGDVSLLPTALLCRETRKQVTVAVGGDGADELFAGYDPFRALRAAGLYSRVAPKPLHKALALLAARLPVGHGYMAASFRINRFLRGLSYPPRLWNPTWLGPCDPAEIAALFDEPVDPEALYGEAVAVYEDCPSTDMVDKTLEFYTRLYLQDDILVKTDRAGMMHSLEVRAPFLDIELVDFVRTIPSRYKFRHGTTKYILKKALERLLPRDIIYRKKQGFGVPIGRWLAQGQLAMGVVSSVEAGLDAGFIEARIREHRDGGADHRLFLWNLWVLRHMDLGGGALGTR encoded by the coding sequence ATGTGCGGCATCTGTGGCTTTGTCGGACAGGGGGATGCGGCGGCGCTTTCCCGCATGAACGCCACCCTCGCCCGGCGCGGCCCGGACGGCGAGGGGGCTTATGCCGACGCCCCGGCCGGGGTGCATCTGGGCCATCGTCGCCTCGCCATTATCGACATCGCCGGCGGGGCGCAGCCCATGGCCACGGCCGACGGCGACCTGGTCGTGGTCTATAACGGCGAGATCTACAACCACGCTTCCTTGCGCGAGGAGCTTGTCGAACGGGGCCACCGCTTCGTCTCGGATCACTGCGACACCGAAGTGCTGCTCCACGGCTGGCGGGAGTGGGGCGAGGACCTGCCGAAGCGCCTCAACGGCATGTGGGCCTTTGCCCTGTACGACAAGCCGCGCGGCCTGCTCTTCTGCTCCCGGGATCGGTTCGGCAAAAAGCCCTTCTTCTACGCCGCGCGTCCCGGATTTTTCGCCTTCGCCTCGGAGTTGACCGCCCTTATCGCCCATCCCGCCCTGGCCGGCGCGTCCATCTCCCGGACCGCGCTGCGCAAATATTTCGCCTACGGCTTCATCCCCGCGCCAAACGCCCTCTACGCCGGCACGCACAAGCTCCCCGGCGGCGAAAACCTCCTTGTCGACGTGCGCGACGGCTCCGTGCGCCGCAAGCGCTGGTGGGCCTTTTGCCTGGAGCCGACGGACGTCCTCCCGGCCGATCCCGAGCGGGAATGGGGCGAGCGGATCGTCTCGCTTTTGGACGCGGCCGTTGCCCGCCGGCTCATGGCCGACGTGCCCTTGGGCGTGTTTCTCTCCGGCGGGGTGGATTCCTCGGCCGTAACCGCCCTGGCCGCCCGGCATGCGCCCGGCATCGCCGCCTTTTCCATCGGCTTCGACGACCCCTCCTTCGACGAATCGGACAAGGCCGTCATGGCGGCCTCCTTTTGCAACGTCGCCCATCACCTGACGCGCCTGACCCTTGCCGACGCGCTGGCGCTCATGCCGGAAATCGTCGGCCGGCTCGACGAGCCCATGGGCGACGTGTCGCTTTTGCCCACCGCGCTCTTGTGCCGGGAGACGCGCAAACAGGTCACGGTGGCCGTCGGCGGCGACGGCGCGGATGAGCTTTTCGCCGGCTACGACCCCTTCCGGGCCCTGCGCGCCGCCGGACTCTATTCCCGCGTCGCCCCGAAGCCCCTGCACAAGGCCCTGGCCCTGCTCGCCGCCCGCCTGCCCGTGGGCCACGGCTACATGGCCGCCTCGTTTCGCATCAACCGTTTTCTGCGGGGACTCTCGTATCCGCCGCGCCTGTGGAACCCCACCTGGCTCGGGCCGTGCGATCCGGCCGAGATTGCCGCGCTTTTCGACGAACCCGTCGATCCCGAGGCGCTCTACGGCGAGGCCGTGGCCGTGTACGAGGACTGCCCGTCCACGGACATGGTGGATAAGACCCTGGAATTCTACACGCGCCTCTATTTGCAGGACGACATCCTGGTCAAAACCGATCGGGCCGGCATGATGCATTCCCTGGAGGTGCGCGCGCCGTTTCTGGATATCGAGCTGGTGGATTTCGTACGCACCATCCCCAGCCGCTACAAGTTTCGCCACGGCACCACCAAGTACATCCTGAAAAAAGCCCTGGAGCGGCTCTTGCCGCGCGACATCATCTATCGCAAAAAACAGGGCTTCGGCGTGCCCATCGGCCGCTGGCTGGCCCAGGGACAGCTCGCCATGGGCGTGGTTTCGTCGGTGGAGGCAGGGCTCGACGCCGGCTTCATTGAGGCGCGCATCCGCGAGCACCGGGACGGCGGGGCTGATCACCGTCTTTTTCTCTGGAATCTCTGGGTGCTGCGGCACATGGACCTGGGCGGAGGGGCCCTTGGAACGCGATAA
- a CDS encoding glycosyltransferase family 2 protein, with translation MPESLSIIIPLYNEQDNIAPLYEKLDAVLPTLGHPYEIILVNDGSIDDTRERLDDLAGRDDRVRVVHLRRNFGQTAAMMAGIDLARGDILIPMDGDLQNDPVDIPRLLAKLAEGYDVVSGWRKDRKDNPIKRNFPSRVANCLISAISGVRLHDYGCSLKAYRRKIIKGVKLYGEMHRFIPIHAAWQGARVAEVGVTHHPRIHGESKYGIERTIKVILDLMTVKFMDKYAQKPMYLFGGFGLASIMMSILSFVFMLYCKFFLNKSFIETPLPQVVVMFMLIGIMAIFMGLIAEILMRTYHESQDKPTYIVDCTRNCTCKKEP, from the coding sequence ATGCCGGAGTCGCTTTCCATTATCATTCCGCTTTACAACGAGCAGGATAACATCGCGCCGCTCTACGAAAAGCTCGACGCCGTGCTGCCCACCCTCGGGCATCCCTACGAGATCATTCTGGTCAACGACGGGTCCATCGACGACACCCGCGAGCGCCTGGACGATCTGGCCGGCCGCGACGACCGCGTGCGCGTGGTGCACCTGCGCCGCAATTTCGGCCAGACCGCGGCCATGATGGCCGGCATCGACCTGGCCCGGGGTGATATCCTCATCCCCATGGACGGGGACCTGCAAAACGATCCGGTCGACATTCCGCGCTTGCTCGCCAAGCTGGCCGAGGGCTACGACGTGGTCTCCGGCTGGCGCAAGGACCGCAAGGACAACCCCATCAAACGCAATTTTCCCAGCCGGGTGGCCAACTGCCTCATCTCGGCCATTTCCGGCGTGCGTCTGCACGACTACGGCTGTTCCCTCAAGGCCTACCGCCGCAAAATCATCAAAGGCGTCAAGCTCTACGGCGAGATGCACCGTTTCATCCCCATCCACGCCGCCTGGCAGGGCGCTCGCGTGGCCGAGGTCGGCGTCACCCACCATCCGCGCATTCACGGCGAGTCCAAGTACGGCATCGAGCGCACCATCAAGGTCATTTTGGACCTTATGACCGTCAAATTCATGGACAAGTACGCGCAAAAGCCCATGTACCTCTTTGGCGGTTTCGGGCTGGCCAGCATCATGATGTCGATACTGTCTTTCGTGTTCATGCTGTATTGCAAGTTCTTCCTGAATAAGAGTTTTATCGAGACGCCCCTGCCCCAGGTGGTGGTCATGTTCATGCTGATCGGCATCATGGCCATCTTCATGGGCCTTATCGCCGAGATCCTCATGCGCACCTACCACGAGTCCCAGGACAAGCCGACCTACATTGTGGACTGCACGCGCAATTGCACGTGCAAGAAAGAGCCTTAG
- a CDS encoding efflux RND transporter periplasmic adaptor subunit, translating into MRQLVTFLAAFCLLAASTAGMAQDKAPAPKQAAKQEVPDSFRPATINFSGKLYSPVKLSVFLPYNAKITALTGKIGQQVKRDDILARYEIPLETRMDEKTKLSPANIKEIEYKMAMADKEIDRLTAKAKELQAMSQRNMASQQSLTMNSKEIEVYRKEKTSLAEQLALARELLSDHVELAEDRFGKAAGVGKMPKDGIIKAPTDGYVMWMNPELRLGVKLAKDAELFQVGKLNPMIIRAQVHEIEAQKLKEGEAATVTFDSMPGKTYSATVSRIPWAPIPSTLQQPSYYDVELTIPNPSLELKEGLKGQITIQPEK; encoded by the coding sequence ATGCGGCAGCTTGTCACGTTCTTGGCTGCCTTCTGCCTGTTGGCCGCAAGTACGGCCGGCATGGCCCAAGACAAGGCCCCGGCCCCGAAGCAGGCCGCCAAGCAGGAGGTGCCGGACTCGTTTCGGCCCGCGACGATCAATTTCTCCGGCAAGCTGTACAGCCCGGTCAAATTGTCGGTCTTTTTGCCGTACAACGCCAAGATAACAGCCCTTACCGGAAAGATTGGCCAGCAGGTCAAACGCGACGACATCCTGGCCCGTTATGAGATTCCCCTTGAAACGCGCATGGACGAGAAGACCAAGCTCTCGCCGGCCAACATCAAGGAAATCGAGTACAAGATGGCCATGGCCGACAAGGAGATCGATCGTCTGACGGCCAAGGCCAAGGAACTGCAGGCCATGAGCCAGCGCAACATGGCCTCCCAGCAGTCCCTGACCATGAACTCCAAGGAGATCGAGGTTTACCGGAAGGAAAAGACCTCGTTGGCCGAGCAATTGGCCCTGGCCCGCGAACTCCTGTCCGATCACGTGGAACTGGCCGAGGACCGCTTCGGCAAGGCCGCAGGTGTGGGCAAGATGCCCAAGGACGGCATCATCAAGGCGCCCACCGACGGCTATGTCATGTGGATGAATCCCGAGTTGCGCCTCGGGGTCAAACTGGCCAAGGACGCGGAGCTGTTCCAGGTCGGCAAGCTCAACCCCATGATCATCCGGGCCCAGGTCCATGAGATCGAGGCCCAGAAGCTCAAGGAAGGCGAGGCGGCCACCGTCACCTTCGACTCCATGCCGGGCAAGACGTATTCCGCCACCGTGTCGCGCATCCCCTGGGCCCCCATCCCCTCCACGTTGCAGCAGCCCTCGTATTACGACGTCGAGCTGACCATCCCCAACCCGTCGTTGGAGCTCAAGGAAGGTCTCAAGGGGCAGATCACCATTCAGCCCGAAAAATAA
- a CDS encoding TolC family protein: protein MTRELTNGHRTEASQGGVRRFWAERATARAMAVTLCLAVLFACLPAWAGSARYTRDKGVAAAAPTAAAPASAAPAAAAPAAKAAPKASEDEPAPSFAKAAGGLALGSTTLRSPADFQECVRVALAQSPLLTKSSIEIESKRLDVGDAYSQYIPTIVMSTTFYLRLPEYKNTVAPTAWSSVLENASSNPAQNLSNSISAANAVYAGNSSNRTRKKYDLSFSTGAWNPLLTAFEVQAKKELVNIAVLSHLKVIDGGLKRLGTTFLQLGMIDSMLKLAKERENLAVKNLEYVKTKAGLGQGAELDVRIAETRINMAKAEAEKLRTTRSVLQDEMKFIMGIPFVQKINLDLTNAPGQVLENFNPATVTDERLRKHSFKLRIHDYEVSLQRKNIALSYIHFLPTFSFGFTSVSTLNNTSYKDDTSTLPFMYPNLSFNFPFDWWTKSRDVSRQYKKLAQQNVEGRNLDFTIMSEFQQALSKLRSANSDVKFAASTVELQKLTTQQAQFRFESGQAEYDAIVKAMADYLDSRQTLITKEYTRDVDLLEVRSISGDFQDRYINATIMENI from the coding sequence ATGACCAGGGAACTCACCAACGGACATCGGACCGAGGCGTCGCAGGGGGGCGTCCGCCGCTTTTGGGCGGAGCGCGCGACGGCACGGGCCATGGCCGTGACACTGTGTCTGGCAGTCCTGTTCGCTTGTCTGCCGGCCTGGGCCGGCTCGGCCCGTTATACCCGGGACAAGGGCGTTGCCGCCGCTGCTCCGACTGCTGCCGCTCCGGCCTCCGCCGCTCCGGCTGCTGCGGCCCCGGCCGCCAAGGCCGCGCCCAAGGCGTCCGAGGACGAGCCCGCGCCGAGTTTCGCCAAGGCCGCCGGGGGGCTCGCCCTCGGCTCGACCACGTTGCGTTCGCCGGCCGACTTCCAGGAATGCGTGCGCGTGGCCCTGGCCCAGTCGCCGCTTTTGACCAAAAGCTCCATCGAGATCGAATCCAAGCGGCTGGACGTGGGGGACGCCTATTCCCAGTACATCCCCACCATCGTGATGAGCACGACGTTCTACCTGCGCCTGCCGGAGTATAAAAACACCGTGGCGCCCACGGCCTGGTCCTCGGTCCTGGAAAACGCCTCGTCCAACCCGGCGCAAAACCTTTCCAATTCCATCTCGGCGGCCAACGCCGTCTACGCGGGGAACTCCAGCAACCGCACCCGCAAGAAATACGACCTGAGCTTTTCCACCGGGGCCTGGAACCCGCTTTTGACCGCTTTCGAGGTCCAGGCGAAAAAAGAGCTGGTCAACATCGCCGTCCTGTCCCACCTCAAGGTCATCGACGGCGGGCTCAAGCGGCTCGGCACCACCTTCCTGCAGCTCGGCATGATCGATTCCATGCTCAAGCTGGCCAAGGAACGGGAAAACCTGGCCGTCAAAAACCTTGAGTACGTGAAGACCAAGGCCGGTCTCGGCCAGGGCGCGGAGCTCGACGTGCGTATCGCCGAGACCCGCATCAACATGGCCAAGGCCGAGGCGGAGAAGCTGCGCACCACCCGCAGCGTGCTCCAGGACGAAATGAAGTTCATCATGGGCATCCCCTTTGTCCAGAAAATCAATCTCGACCTGACCAACGCACCCGGGCAGGTCCTCGAGAACTTCAACCCGGCCACGGTGACCGACGAACGGTTGCGCAAGCATTCCTTCAAGCTGCGCATCCACGATTACGAAGTCTCCCTGCAGCGTAAGAATATCGCCCTGTCCTACATCCACTTTCTGCCGACTTTCTCCTTCGGCTTCACCTCGGTGTCCACGCTCAACAACACGTCCTACAAGGACGACACCTCGACGCTGCCCTTCATGTACCCGAACCTGTCGTTCAATTTTCCCTTCGACTGGTGGACCAAGAGCCGCGACGTGAGCCGGCAGTACAAGAAGCTGGCCCAGCAAAACGTCGAAGGGCGCAACCTGGATTTCACCATCATGAGCGAGTTCCAACAGGCGCTGTCCAAGCTGCGTTCGGCCAATTCCGACGTCAAATTCGCCGCGTCCACCGTGGAGCTGCAAAAGTTGACCACCCAGCAGGCCCAGTTCCGCTTCGAATCCGGCCAGGCCGAGTACGACGCCATCGTCAAGGCCATGGCCGACTACCTCGACAGCCGGCAGACCCTGATCACGAAGGAATACACCCGCGACGTCGACCTGCTCGAGGTTCGGTCCATCTCCGGCGACTTCCAGGACCGCTACATCAACGCCACCATCATGGAGAACATCTAA
- a CDS encoding ABC transporter ATP-binding protein yields MSNYDHTDDNALVIDINRLTKTYNTGLEAIPVLKDVNLHVRRGEMVAVMGPSGSGKSTLLFCLGLFQPPSTGSYKVAGVEVLTLTRDQQAIFRREMLGFVFQTCDLLENSTVYENLELPLIYAGVRRKERPDRIREALSMVNLEHRIHQPSNRLSGGERQRVSIARALVNEPEFILADEPTGQLDRENSLRVLEYFTKITEEARTAMVVVTHDAMTAEHCTRTCVLTDGYLNG; encoded by the coding sequence ATGAGTAACTACGACCACACCGACGACAATGCCCTGGTCATCGACATCAACCGGCTGACCAAGACCTACAACACCGGCCTTGAGGCCATTCCGGTGCTCAAGGACGTCAACCTGCACGTGCGTCGTGGGGAAATGGTCGCGGTCATGGGGCCTTCGGGGTCCGGAAAATCCACGCTGCTTTTCTGCCTGGGGCTTTTCCAGCCGCCCTCCACGGGTTCCTATAAAGTGGCGGGGGTGGAGGTTTTGACCTTGACCCGCGACCAGCAGGCCATTTTTCGCCGGGAGATGCTCGGGTTCGTTTTTCAGACCTGCGACCTGCTTGAAAACTCCACGGTGTACGAGAACCTGGAGTTGCCGCTGATCTACGCCGGCGTGCGCCGCAAGGAGCGGCCCGACCGGATCCGCGAGGCGCTGTCCATGGTCAACCTCGAACATCGCATCCACCAGCCGTCCAACCGGCTTTCCGGTGGCGAGCGACAACGGGTTTCCATCGCCAGAGCCCTGGTCAACGAGCCGGAATTTATTTTGGCGGATGAGCCCACCGGCCAGCTTGACCGGGAAAACAGCCTGCGTGTATTGGAGTATTTTACAAAGATTACGGAAGAAGCCCGCACGGCCATGGTCGTGGTCACCCACGACGCGATGACGGCCGAGCATTGCACACGCACGTGCGTCCTGACGGACGGCTATCTCAACGGTTGA
- a CDS encoding ABC transporter permease, with amino-acid sequence MAIGKRKKITVAELDRIRRRGAGPMRYYDLVRVSVREVVRKRRRYIGVLASIALGMAGFIVIITMGNDLKKNFNNDLDLLGGATIINVMFEQQPLERQEWFRDRTLDAIARIPGVSDITKVALKTSALTTWHDRLFGFNLVGCEANYWEVFSFNAAEGRLFDAKDVKEGARVCVVGVDLARQMFGADKEAIGKILSIDDNLYTVIGILGGVRAGDRSQFVFLPITTALARVVNISMPYSAYVRCATWDDVAPVAKAIPGVVKANQIDRGLRVNVAWEPLKQVQRIFWWVELFIYSSIVATMILGGFGIWNIMMATVTSRTREIGLKKAMGALDTDILYQFLFEALCVTFSSSVVGVILGRVGIEYMSRMLGSRPPEGLFFFCLMMGLAFAAILGVGAGLYPSIRASRMQVVDAMRYE; translated from the coding sequence ATGGCTATTGGAAAACGAAAAAAGATAACCGTCGCGGAACTCGACCGCATTCGGCGTCGCGGCGCCGGCCCCATGCGGTATTACGACCTCGTGCGTGTCAGCGTGCGGGAGGTCGTGCGCAAGCGTCGCCGCTACATCGGCGTCCTGGCGTCCATTGCCCTTGGCATGGCGGGCTTTATCGTCATCATCACCATGGGCAACGACCTCAAGAAGAATTTCAACAACGACCTCGACCTGCTCGGCGGCGCGACCATCATCAACGTGATGTTCGAGCAGCAGCCGCTGGAGCGCCAGGAATGGTTCCGCGACCGGACCCTGGACGCCATCGCCCGCATCCCCGGCGTTTCCGACATCACCAAGGTGGCGCTCAAGACCAGCGCGCTGACCACCTGGCACGACAGGCTTTTTGGCTTCAACCTGGTGGGCTGCGAGGCCAACTACTGGGAAGTCTTCTCCTTCAACGCCGCCGAGGGCCGGCTTTTCGACGCAAAAGACGTCAAGGAAGGGGCCCGGGTGTGCGTGGTGGGCGTGGATCTGGCCCGCCAGATGTTCGGCGCGGACAAGGAAGCCATCGGCAAGATTCTGTCCATCGACGACAACCTCTATACCGTCATCGGCATCCTCGGCGGCGTGCGCGCCGGCGACCGCAGCCAGTTCGTGTTTTTGCCCATCACCACGGCCCTGGCCCGGGTGGTGAACATCTCCATGCCCTACAGCGCCTACGTGCGTTGTGCCACCTGGGACGACGTGGCCCCGGTGGCCAAGGCCATTCCCGGCGTGGTCAAGGCCAACCAGATCGACCGGGGGCTTCGGGTCAATGTGGCCTGGGAGCCTCTCAAGCAGGTGCAGCGCATCTTCTGGTGGGTGGAGCTTTTCATCTACAGTTCCATCGTGGCCACCATGATCCTCGGCGGCTTCGGCATCTGGAACATCATGATGGCCACGGTCACCAGCCGGACCCGGGAGATCGGCCTCAAAAAAGCCATGGGCGCCCTGGATACCGACATCCTCTACCAGTTCCTGTTCGAAGCCCTTTGCGTCACCTTCTCCTCGTCCGTGGTGGGCGTGATCCTCGGACGGGTGGGCATCGAATACATGAGTCGGATGCTCGGCTCCCGGCCGCCGGAGGGGCTGTTCTTCTTCTGCCTGATGATGGGTCTTGCCTTCGCCGCCATCCTCGGCGTCGGCGCGGGCCTTTATCCCTCCATCCGGGCCAGCCGGATGCAGGTCGTGGATGCGATGCGCTATGAGTAA